A segment of the Hippopotamus amphibius kiboko isolate mHipAmp2 chromosome 8, mHipAmp2.hap2, whole genome shotgun sequence genome:
TTCTCTCGCTTGGGTCCCTGCTTCAGACActtgttattttattgtttaaggAGCTGAAGCGCAGGTCAGTGCACGTAAAAAAGCCCTTTCTGTACAGCCAGTGCCTTGATGGCGCTCACGGGGCTACGATGTGACCACCCCACCCAAGGTTGCTTCCCTCTTGGTGCGCCAGGACCCCACATGTGAGGCAGCAAAGCACAAAGACAGCACGTTAGCATCTGAGTGATGAGAACAGGCGTAACCACTGGGCCATCTCGGAGGAGGGGGGACGACCTGGGGGTCCCTGAGCAGGGCCTGCTGGAGAGAGCTCAGGGCTgcgggcaggaggagggagagaacaaGACAGCGTGTGGGCCAGGCCGGGCGGCGGGCTGCATCCTGTGGCTGGGGTGCACAGAGAGGTCACAggaagagggaggtgggggcGCTGCCTGGCGGCCGCTGCCAGATGGACTGAGCGTGGGACGTCAGACTGCTCATGCCCCTGCCAACTCAGGGCAAAGGTCGTGGGCAGTGAAGTTAGGAAGGAGGCGGGTACAGAGGGACAGTCCTTAAGGAGCAGGCAACGGGGCTTGATGACCGCCCGGCTTCCTGGGCAGGCCAGCCCCTGAGAGCCTCCGCTCCCTCGGAGGTGTTTCTTTGTAAGCTCGTCCTGGAAGGAGGCCCAAACCAGATTCACTTCTTAACCCGGCCCGGCGGGGCCCAGGAGGACGGAGGTGCGGTGCGCCCgtcctgccctgccccagccctggagccGCTGGTCCTGCCTGTGAGATTGTGAGTGATGCCCTGGGGGGTCTGGGGGACCTCGGGAGCCCTCGGGCCAGCTGGGGGCCCGTCTTGGTTCCAGGCCTACCGCGAGGGACCCGAGGGTCCAGAGCAAGTGTGCGGCAGAGCCACGCTGCTCCTGCCCCCGTGTCTCGGAGCGCGGGTGCGTTTCTCACCGCCGCTCTCAGGCGGCCTGTCCCCTGCCGCGAGCTCactggccccgccccgccccagagGTACCTGTTGGTCATGCTCCTCTGCCACCTCTCCACCACCTGTGGCGTCAGCTGGGCCTCGAGGGTCTGCATCCCCGACAGCTTGTGCGGGACCACCACCAGCATGCTGACGCCCCCCGCGTACTCCAGCTGCAGCACGGCGCAGTCCAGCTCCTGGTCGCTGGTCGCCAGGAAGGCCCCCTTGGTCTGCATCATGGGGACCTTGACCACCTCTCGCTCGTTCAGCCGGAAGTTGTGGTTGTGTGTCATTTCCGCTGGGAATTTGTTCGCCCAGGACCCTGTGAGGTCAGCGGGAACGGGTTTTCATTCAGATGCGGTCTTAGAGGGTTTGTTTCAACAGGCTGCCTAGCCCGTCCCCACAGTCTGAACCCGCGGGTCTGGTTTGGGTCAGGAGTTAGGTTTCTCGCCAGTTCCCAGGCGATACTGAAGCCGCCTCtccggggaccacactttgagaaccgctgTCTCAGAGGCTCTGGGAGGCAGCGGACGAGGGCAGGGGTGAGTAGGCCGGGTGAAGGCCGGGCTGGGTCCTGACGCTGCCTCGCTGGCGCTGGCACGTCACCTGCCTCGCCTGGGCCTCTGTAACACGGGGGCCCCGAGCGCCCGTCAGCTCTGCAGGGACTGCCCAGACGCCTGGGGGGCAGCGCTGCCGTCACCACCTTCACCTTGAATTTGGGGGCAGCTTTGTGTGCCCCGTGGGGATGTGTCCGTGTGGCTCTAAGGTGCTGGTAACTGGCAGTGAGACTGGCCCTGTGCTTGGCCTCCTGCAGCGCCTTCCTGTGCCGCCTCGTCTAGCAACCGTGGCTttcaccacccccacctcacagGTGAGCAGAGGAGAGAACCTGCTCAAGGTTTCCAGCTGGTGGGTGGAGCAGGGGGTCAGAGAAGCAGTAGACTCCCGCCTGCCTCTGATCTGGGTCCGTCTCCCGAGCTGGCCTCTGCCCAGGGCTGCCCAGCTCCGTGCGGCGGGCATCTGGGCAGCTCTCTGCAGGGTCTGTCCTGTGTGGGGTGGGTGTGAGCAGAgtccctggcctctcccctcccccaggctgtgCTCTTTGCCCTGGGGGAGCCCCCCCTTCCCCTGGGTTCCAGCTGCGGCCTTCCCAGCTCTGCGGCAGCCGCCCCTGTCTCCCAGGCTCTCTCCTccctgtgctcctgaggcccAGCCTCTGTCTTCACTGTGCTTTACACAGTGCTCGTAACctttgaaattaaaatcaaagcaGTGGCAGGGTCCTGGGAGCTGGAGCTCTGCTGCGGTGCACACCCCTGAGAGCCGGTGCTGCCGGCGTTTCACCCCGACTCCCGGCCCTGACCCAGCGCGTCTCCCGGGCGTGGCCGGGATGCACGTGCCCTGCCATGTTTGCCCTGCGCGTGGCCCCGGGTCTCGTGCTGGGCGCATCCCTGCCTGCTCCGAACGCAGCGGCGCCCACAGGCTGCCAGGGCCAAGGGGCCACCCAGGGGTTTCCCTCTGGCTGTCCCTGTCACCCCTGAACGCAGGAGATTACTCTCTAGTGTCAGCACCAGACCCACTGAGCATGTGACCGTGGGACCCACAGTCTAGCCGTCCTGGTGCTGGAGCCCCGGCCTCGGCCGCACCACGCTGAGCTGTGTCCTGTGTCTCCGCGATGCGGTGCTGCCGTCACCCCCACGGTCACGGTCAGAGATCCAGGCAGAGACGCCTGACTTGCGGGGGCCACACAGGTCGGGGGGTGAGGCCAGGGCTGACCTCCAGTTTTCATTCCCAAGCTTGTCCCGCCAGCCAGGGAGGAAAGGACGTGTGTTCACCGATTGTGTCACGTGGGCCCGTCACGGGCCTGTTGGAGCCTTGGCCCGGACCTGCCCACCACGAGGCTGGCCTTGTGCCTGGCATCCGGGGAGCCGGGGTCTGGCTCGGCCTCCGTGCCCCTCCTGCcgtcccagctccctcccctgctctgcccAGCAGCAGCGTTGCGCACAGCTGTCGGTGTCCCGGCAGGTGCGGGCTCCGGCCCCACCACCCCAGCCGCCTCCAGGAACGGGGCTTCCTGGGCCGCCGTAACCGTCCTAGAGCTGACCAGCCAGGGAGCATGGCCTCCCAGACCTTGGGACTGACCTGGCCGGTGCCCGCCGGCCCTCGGGCGGAGGGGAGAGTGGTCGTGTGAGCGCACTAGTGCACCACGAGCCCGCTTCTGATATCTGCCCTCGGCTCTCTGGGCGGGTGCAGGGCAGCAGAGGTTTCTCCCGCTCAGGTCCCACCAGGGCATTTGAAAGTGAGGCCTGGCGTTTACATACCCGTGCCTGTATCTCTAGGGTCCCAGGAGCTCCGTGCGCGTGTGGGCGGTTGGGGCGAGTGTCCTCTTTCAGAAGTGCCTGGTGCTGGCCCGGAACAGGTGCTCTAGACACAAGGCTTGATgtccccaccctgcctgccctgagaggggtggggggttgtgAACACTGGGGACTCAGCCCTTCAGCCTTGTGTCCATCGGTAAAGGAAGTGAAAAAGCTCAGATCCAGGTTGGCCAGGTGCTAAAAGGTCCTCGTGTTACTCTGATCTGACCGAGGCTGGGCATGGCCTGCCCCTGACCGCCGTCTCCTGAGAGCAGCGTTTTAATTCCCTGTCGGTAAAACGGAGACACTCACAACGCTGATGGCCTCTGAAGGCTGCAGTGACGCGTAAAGCACGGGGTGTCTGAGTGTCTGCTGCCCTGTCACCTCATCAGGACCTTCCCTGGCCCGGCGAGCCAACCCTGTGTCTGGGTTTCCCGGAGGAAGGCAGGTAGAGCCTGCAGTGCTTGCCGATCGGCCCGCCTGCGAGCGGAGGGCACCTGCATGTCTGCCCCGAGAAATGTCGCTGCCTCTCACCTTTAAAGTAGATGCAGTTCAGGAGCATCATCTGGGTCGCGGGGTCGACGTCCTCCAGCGCGTCTCTTATGAGGCCCTTGGTGAGCCGCGAGATGCGCTGGTTGGTTTGGGAGACGAAGGCAGGATCGGAGAAGTTGGCCGCCCGGACGTCGGCGAAGTAGTACTGTCGGACCTTGGCTCTGAAGCTGTCCAGGACCGGAAATTGCTCCTGGACGTACAGGTCGCTGACGGACCGCAGCGTGTAGCCGAAGTTCCTCCGGAAGAGGCGGTGGGTCAGCTTCCGGAACAGGTTGTGGACGGTGCCCAGCTCGTACGTGGCGCTGGCGTTGACGAAGTCGGCGAAGTGCAGGGCCGCGTGCACCTGCTCGTGCGTGTCCCCGCGCAGGCCCAGGGAGAGCATGGCCATGGCCGCCGACACGCCCACTGGCGCCAGGAAGACGTTGTCCGAGGCGCCGGACTGCGCCTTCAGCGTGCGGTAGAGGTCAAAGGCGAACTTGGCATTGAGCAGGCTGAGCCGCTGGATGCGGGTCTTGCCCGGGAAGAGCTGGAGCACACTGCCGGCGCTGGCCGCCAGGTCCACGGGCGAGACCGCGTCCACCACGTCGATGTCGTCGTCCTCCTCCCCGAAGAGCTTCTCCAGGTCCAGGTAGTCCTCGTCCTCCTCCCCGTCCGCGAGCCACTCGCTGGTGACCGTGTTCTCCTTGTGGAAGTCGGCGGGCAGGAGGGGCCTGCTCAGGTTTCCGCTCCTCAGCTGCCCCCACTGGGGGTCCTCGGACGCGGGGTCTTCCCCTCCGCCATCAAGCTGAGCCCGTGGGCCGAGGCTCCCACACGTGGACGCCAGGAGGAGGGCCGCCACGAGCTGGTGCAGCGGGCACCGCATGCTGacggagctggagctggagggagggcaggacgCGGTGAGGGTGGCCTGGCAGACCCCGCGCaccccacactcacacacacacacacacccctctgcgGGGCCCCGGCCACCACCCAGGAGGCGCCCCGGGGCGCCAGGCCCTCACCACATGAGATCTGCGGGAGATAAACACGCCCGTGGCTTTGTGAACCTGCCCGCAGGACCTGTGCTACCAGATCAGAACCTGTGTTGAAAGGTGTGCAGAACCGTGGGGCTTGGGCCCGGCCAGTTTCCTTTCCATTCATTCACTGCACTGTGTTCTTCTTGCAGCTGCACGTCGGGTGGGCCCTGGAGGCACAAAAGGCCCTCAGCTGGGTGGGGCCCGTGTGCAGTAAGCATGGCTCACAAGGACACGGCCAGTCGGGCCGTGGGGCGGGCTGAGGCTCCGCCTCCCGTGCTGGCAGTTATTGGGTGGTTTGACCTGCGTGACCTGGACTGTGTGTGCAGTGCAGAGACAGCCTGGGGCCTGGTGGAGGTGGCTGGTGCCGGTCCTCCTGCAGCCGCAGCCGGGGCAGGTGTACAGCTCGCCGCAGGTGCATGCTTGCTCCTCGTGTCTGCAGACCAGTGGGGACTAGTGCTCTCCCACAGACATGCTTCTGGCTGCAGTTACAGTCTCACCAGGCATGTGGGGTCTGGGTGAGGGTGCTGTCAGAAAGCTCTCACTGAAGGCTCCCTCTGTTTGTGGAATCGAGGCACGTTTTTAACAGATGGCATGGGCCCAGCCGGCTGTCTTCCGTCCCCACGCCTGTCCCGGCCGTCTGGCTACCCGACAGCCTTGcccttgtcttccttccttcctggctgTGAATTGCATCCTGGGAGACGAGCTGTCACTCGGTGCTTCTGTGCCTCCAGCACAGCGACGGCAGGGGTTTATACTGCCCTTCCGTCGAGCAGGGTCCCAGCATCCCTTCTCATCACCCCAGGGAGGAGGGTGTCCTGTTGGGGATGCTGTGTGTGTGAATATCTTCTGCTGGGTGTCCGAGAACCGGAACACCTGCTTCCTGTCCAGGCCAGGTGAGAGTCCCTGGCTCCCGTCAGGTGGACGTCGGGACTTGTTAGGTCTGAAGCTGCTGTGGTGCGATGGCAGTGCCCTCTTGACAGAGCCTCTGCTGGGCGCCGGTGCTGACCCAGGGGCTGCATTGGGCCAGGTTAGTGCAGCCCCTCCCCGCATCCGGGGCTCTGCCCGCTCGCCCAGCACTGGTGTCCCCGCCTCGGCTCTTCCTGCAGCTCACACACCTCTGAGCGCCACGTTCTGGAGAGGGAAGGTCGTGTGGTTTCTGACTTGGAACTGTCTGCTGTCTTTTCCTGCCTCCTCTACTCCCCCCAGCCTGTAGCCGAGGCTGCCGTACACATCATCTGCACCCAGGACACTGTCTAATGTGTGTGGCTGCCGGCGGAACCAGGCCCAGGTTCCGGGTAGAACTGGGGGTGGGTATAGATGGCAAGACGctgaaaaagtgagaaaagataAGAGGAAGCTGCTTGGTGGAGGTCTCTTTGGTAGGCTGCACTTGAAAGCATCTGTCTCAGttaaaaataagcttaaaaaacCCAACTTGAATACATAAAAGTTCAGGAAAAGGAATCTGAGACCAGACGGGGAGGCAGAGGTGAAGACAGTCGTGTCTTTCCCGGATTCGGAGAGTACGCGTGGAAGCTGCTCCTActtgcttcttcctcttcctgcgCTGAATGATGAAGAGCCCGGACACTTTGCATCGTGCCCTCGTCAGAGGGAGCAGAGGGTGTCTTGTAATATGTCTCATATTTTCTGTGGATAGAAATTAGGGACCTGAAAGGTGAATCTTCCTGTTGTTTTGCTGTTTAGTGTCACAAAAGTGAAAGAAGGTCCTTTAAAAGCATCCCGGTTCCTGTCTGTGAGGGGAAGCAGTGTTTCTTCAAGGTAAACATGCAAACGGTGTGTCCTTCTGGGCACTTCCTGTGGCGCCACCTCGGGCTGGCTGCGTGGAGCGGGGCCGGATTTGTGGTCCCTCGTCCCCCCACGGCTGCGGGCTCCTGGCCCAGCCGAGGAGGATGACAGAGCTGTGGACACTCCTCAGGCTGAAACAACCTCAGACTCTCACAAAAGAGTTGGAAGCACGGCACAGAGAACACCCCTCCCCCGTACCCACGTCTCCAGACTCACCAGGCCTCTCTACGTACGTGTGCGCACGTGTGACATGCACAATGCACACAtcatttttctgaaccatttgccATGTCCCAGAACCAGGTTGCCCGCCCACGGCCCCCAGCGCCGTCCCAGTTCAGGTCCTTAACCGAGCGCGGTCCCCCCCGCCCGGTTGGCCGACCGTCCCCTAGCGTAACTGACAGCATTATCACGGCAGCTTGGCAGAACCTCTTCCCCTTCCTGAGACGGCGTAGAGAGCACGCAGGTGTGCAGGAGACTAGAGAAGCCTGCGCCCGTCTCTCACCACCACAGGGGAGAATTCATAATCGGCAGAAACGTTAGAAACCTCCTTACCTCTGTGCTGCTGAGAAGTGGCTTTGCAGGGACAGGACCGGCCAAGGTCCCCTGCGGGCTTCAGTGTGACCTTTGGTGCTGGGCTGCTGTCGTGTTTTCCAAAGTAAACACGTCCCAGATCAAACACCACTCAGCCAGCTTTGTCAGCACAAAGTCCTCCCTGCGTCTTCGGCCACCGCTGCGTGGCTTGTGACTGCCGGTGTTTGGAGGCCTGAGTGTTTGTGTGGACGAGCTTTCGGGAGCAGCCAGGACGCTATGTGGCCTGGGCTGGGTCGCATTGGGGGGGGGGCGGCTCTGATGCTCCCTTAGATGTGGGGGCCCCTCTCGTGTCCACCAGCTCCGAGTTCTTCCTCTAAGTGATCACAGCTTCTGACCTCTTCCCGGGCTCTGGGGTGACACGGCCAATGGACAGGTGTCCCCACTCTCCTGTGAGCTGACTCAGAGCACAAGGAGACCCTGGCCTGGGCCTGCCTGTGTCTCTGCAGGACGTGCGGCCCTGCTCTCCTGTCTGTCGTAGGACAGCCAGGGCCGTGCTCACGTGCTTCCCAGGCTCACCTGCGCTTGGGCGTTCACAGGGGCCCTGAGGCTGTGATGGTTTCCATTTttagttggggggtggggagggggtttgtttggtgttttttgggttttttttatggTCCCGCCGCActgtttgcaggatcttagttgcctgaccaggggtggaacctggGCCCCGGTAAGAAGTGAACCCTGGCCAGCGTCTGGCGCGTACGCGGCGCTCGTGGATCGTAAGCGTTTGGGCCGCAGAGTGCCCCTCGCTGTGCGGGGGCTCGACCTCCGCTGGGGGCTCTGGAGGGCCTCCCGTCCGCCAGGCGTGGTGCACGCCTGTAACTCTTATCCGTACCTGCGGTGCCTCGCCCCCGCCCCCGAGCGACCCCGCCTGTGCCCGCTTCACACCCTGGGATTCTGCCCGAGGTCGCTGCACCACCCGCGGGGTCCCCAGCTTTGGACCTGGTGCTCCTGTGGCCAGGCAGCTGCTCCCTGTTCCCTGCCCGCCTGCGACCTccgccccagcccctgggagctCTGGgaggctgcctgcctcccagTGAGGCAGAAGGGCTCTTCCCTCCCAGCGCAGAGCCCGCCTCGCACACGAAAGTCTCAGGCGCATTCCAGGTGAGCTCGCTGAGGGCTGCTGGTCACTGCGCCCAGGCCTTTGCCTGGCCAGGCTGACCGATTCTCTGAGAAGAAGCCTGAAGGGGGCTTGTGAGCTTACAGTTTCACGCGCAGATGaccaccttctctcctcctctcttcctctcctccgcCCATCAGCTCACCAGGCGGTTGCCACCCATCAAGGAACCGAAGCCGCGGCTGCAGAAGCTCTTCCGGGACTTCTGGCTCTATTCCGTACTGATGGGCTTCGCTGTGGAGGGGTCAGGTAGGAGACGTCTGCTGCCCCGGGGAGGACAGGGCCGAGTGGGGACCAAGGTGAGGGAGGGCCTGACTTAATGCACCTGTGCCCACATGCAAGACAGGCCCAGCACGGCTGCTGCTTTGTGGGAAACGCTTCCTGGAAGTCGTTTAGGGTTCTGGGAACACCACGTACCTTAGGGAAACCTGCCTCAGTTAGGAAACACACTTGTTTCTGTGCTGCATTTTTGGAACACCGGCTCAAGCAAAGGAACCATAGCGCCAGAGACTGTCAGCAAGGGCCCCGCCGGGCACGTCTTGAGCCAGGAGACACCTCGCCCCGCGCTCTCTTGCAGGACTCTGGCCGGAAGAGTGGTACGAGGGGGTCTGCGAGATAGCCACCAAGTCCCCGCTGCTCACCTTCCCCAGCAAGGAGCCCCTGCGGTCCGTGCTCCAGTACAACTCGGCCATGAAGAACGACACGGTCACCCCGGTAAGGACCTGGGCAGGGTGTTGGGAAGCCCCTGCACCAGCGAGGGCCGGCCCGCGTGTCCGGCTCGGGCGCGCGGCCCCGGGGCTGCGTCTGGGGGGCGGCTGCCCGCCCACTCCCCCGGGTTCGCCTGCAGGCGGAGCTGAGCGAGCTGCGCGGCACCATCGTCAACCTGCTGGACCCGGCCCCCGAGGTGTCTGCCCTTATCAGCAAGCTGGACTTCGCCATGTCCACCTACCTCCTGTCCGTCTACCGGCTGGAGTACATGAGGTAGcgaccccacccccgcccagctgCTTCAGCGTCGTGTGTCTCCCGGGCTGGGGCTTCTCTCCGCTGCTCCTAAGCACAGGCCTTCTTGGGAAGACcgaccccaaccccaacccctgcTCTGCTCATGTCTCATCCTTCCTGGGCGCCAGGCATCGCAGGTAGTAACGCGTCAGGGCTCTGACGCAGAGGCCGCCGCCCTCCGGGGAACAAGCTTCGGAGTTGTCACCGGAGCGGCTACCAGCTCAGTGCCCTTGACGGGCTGGAGCCCCTGCCGGAGACGCTCCAgggccccccccagccccccaggctgGTACCGGGACCCCATGGGAGCACAGACAGCAGACGGGAAGGTGAGGGGGGGGTGCTCCAACAGCCCCCCGGGGGGCCTGACGCCCAGGACGCCTCTGCCACCAAAGGGAGCTGACAGCCGGGAGCTCTAACATGACAGGCCCCCAGCAAGCCCGTGAGGTGGGCACTGCACCCCACTTCACAGGAGGGAACGAGGCCAGGGCACCTGAGGAAGCTGCCCGCGGTCATGGTCCCTGATCTGGCCTGAGACCCACGTGGTCTCCAGGCGCCGAGCCCACTGCCCTGCCCCCGTAAGGGAGAAAGGAGGCAGCGCAGGACGCTGTGGGGGCTCGGGAGGACGTGGCCCTGCTCCGCAGAGGTTGCCTGTGTGAGGTGAGGCACAGGGCAGGTGCAGGTAGTTCTCAGGCCATTTACAGAGGGAAGTATTTGTTCTCAGAAAGAGGGGATGTTGGACAGTGCCGCTGTTTTAACCGCTGCCCGGTGCTGCGAGAGCCTCCGGTAGCAGGGACGTGCTGGGAAGTTGGACGTATAACCAGATGGAGGCTGCTTGGGGCGCGTGGGAGTGAGTCCTTCCCCTCGGCCCCTCCTCCTGGCAGCCCCGGAGTCCCCAAGCTGAGGGAGCTtggactttcttttctcttttcgcTACGTATTTGTTTCCGCTGTGAAAGGAGTAGGGGAACGTTGTGGGGAACCGTGGAGATGGTTGAGGGAAGGAGCCCAGTGAGCTCACCAGCACCGACTGTAGCAGTTCGTGTCGCTCCTTCTGGGCTTTTGCCGCAAAGAATGTTTTCAAAGAGACGCGAAAGGCAAACAGCAACCGCCTGGCTCTGACCCTGGCGCCTGTGCATCCAAGGGAGGCCTCCG
Coding sequences within it:
- the SERPIND1 gene encoding heparin cofactor 2, with product MRCPLHQLVAALLLASTCGSLGPRAQLDGGGEDPASEDPQWGQLRSGNLSRPLLPADFHKENTVTSEWLADGEEDEDYLDLEKLFGEEDDDIDVVDAVSPVDLAASAGSVLQLFPGKTRIQRLSLLNAKFAFDLYRTLKAQSGASDNVFLAPVGVSAAMAMLSLGLRGDTHEQVHAALHFADFVNASATYELGTVHNLFRKLTHRLFRRNFGYTLRSVSDLYVQEQFPVLDSFRAKVRQYYFADVRAANFSDPAFVSQTNQRISRLTKGLIRDALEDVDPATQMMLLNCIYFKGSWANKFPAEMTHNHNFRLNEREVVKVPMMQTKGAFLATSDQELDCAVLQLEYAGGVSMLVVVPHKLSGMQTLEAQLTPQVVERWQRSMTNRTREVLLPKFKLDKDYDLVAALRSLGVTALFNSNSNTTGISDQRIVVDLFKHQGTITVDEEGTQAAAVTTVGFMPLSTQVRFSVDRPFLFLIYEHRTGCLLFLGRVANPSRS